One Falco biarmicus isolate bFalBia1 chromosome 9, bFalBia1.pri, whole genome shotgun sequence genomic region harbors:
- the LOC130155320 gene encoding LOW QUALITY PROTEIN: ring finger protein-like (The sequence of the model RefSeq protein was modified relative to this genomic sequence to represent the inferred CDS: deleted 1 base in 1 codon) — MELAVGEEAEPGPQPVQAAGGEGCARQQDESDTAGSGGPGEPPLLCGEAPTTAWGCWNPPPSEDTTESLLPGHDEPPAQGASLPAGQDPPAAAATSPILPRGGSLAPWRGSPSLESASSSILSFSGEEEETSSDEAVAAAEPCHTLAGSEDECPICTEPYDEQRHKLALLNCNHGLCHACLRAIMDTAAGAEFGRVRCPICRQKTPMLEWEICKLQEELLLLHVQPGSTDALATPRPPRPATPAPRPCRCPRASLPGALPHQPHVRVPALCRYPPCLIRGLGRLEHRCRCCYLLVLALLLAAEMLSLLLIFLPIVLMVLLFLILDK; from the exons ATGGAGCTGGCAGTGGGCGAGGAGGCAGAGCCTGGACCCCAGCCGGTGCAGGCAGCCGGTGGGGaaggctgtgccaggcagcaggATGAGAGCGACACTGCGGGGTCGGGGGGCCCTGGGGAGCCGCCCCTGCTCTGCGGAGAGGCACCCACCACTGCCTGGGGATGCTGGAACCCGCCGCCGTCAGAGGACACAACGGAGTCGCTCCTGCCTGGGCATGACGAACCACCTGCCCAAGGTGCCTCCTTACCTGCCGGGCAGGACCCTCCCGCTGCTGCCGCCaccagccccatcctgccccgTGGGGGGAGCCTGGCGCCATGGCGGGGGTCGCCCAGCCTGGAAAGCGCCTCCAGCTCCATCCTGAGCTTCTCCGGCGAGGAAGAGGAGACATCGAGCGATGAGgcggtggcagcagcagagccgtGCCACACGCTGGCAGGCAGCGAGGACGAGTGCCCCATCTGCACGGAGCCCTACGATGAGCAGCGGCACAAACTGGCCCTGCTCAACTGCAACCACGGGCTGTGCCACGCCTGCCTGCGTGCCATCATGGACACGGCCGCCGGCGCTGAGTTCGGCCGCGTGCGCTGCCCCATCTGCCGCCAGAAGACACCCATGCTGGAGTGGGAGATCTGCAAGCTGCAAgaggagctgctcctgctgcacgTTCAGCCTGGCTCCACTGATGCCCTGGccaccccccggcccccccgccctgccACCCCGGCGCCCAGGCCTTGCCGGTGCCCTCGAGCATCGCTTCCAGGTGCGCTTCCACACCAGCCGCATGTTCGGGTGCCTGCCCTGTGT CGGTACCCACCCTGCCTCATCCGTGGGCTGGGGCGGCTGGAGCACCGCTGCCGCTGCTGCTACCTCctggtgctggcactgctgctggcagccgAAATGCTCAGCCTGCTCCTCATCTTCCTTCCCATCGTCCTGATGGTGCTGCTCTTCCTCATCCTCGATAAGTAG
- the RNF208 gene encoding RING finger protein 208, with translation MQASLGDPRAVDSNVKTILMSCLKGQQVIIKMEAMKIIHPEKFSELQASQPRYTPAPRREPPLVAKRAWPSESEIIVNQACGDIPALDATPGPLPLPRTPPLPRRERGYQSQRKGSSEVCYHRQPPSDEVIVNQYVLHPSTPCEPLECPTCGHMYNFTNKRPRILSCLHSVCEECLQILYESCPKYKFISCPTCKRETVLFTDYGLAALAVNTSILNRLPAEALTANPVQWSSDTDRSCYQTFRQYCGAACTCHIRNPLSSCTIM, from the coding sequence ATGCAGGCGTCCCTCGGAGACCCCAGAGCAGTGGACAGTAATGTGAAAACGATACTCATGTCGTGTCTGAAAGGGCAACAGGTCATCATTAAAATGGAGGCGATGAAAATCATTCACCCAGAGAAGTTTTCGGAGCTGCAGGCCTCGCAGCCACGCTATACGCCGGCCCCACGCCGCGAGCCGCCCCTCGTGGCCAAGCGTGCATGGCCCTCTGAGTCCGAGATCATTGTCAACCAGGCATGCGGGGACATCCCTGCCTTGGATGCCACCCCTGGACCCCTGCCGCTGCCCCGGACTCCCCCCCTGCCGCGGCGAGAACGTGGGTACCAGAGCCAGCGGAAAGGCAGCTCGGAGGTCTGCTACCACCGGCAGCCGCCGTCGGACGAGGTGATCGTCAACCAGTACGTGCTGCACCCCTCGACACCCTGCGAGCCCCTCGAGTGCCCCACCTGCGGCCACATGTACAACTTCACCAACAAGCGGCCCCGCatcctctcctgcctccactCAGTGTGCGAGGAGTGCCTGCAGATCCTCTACGAGTCCTGCCCCAAGTACAAGTTCATCTCCTGCCCCACCTGCAAGCGGGAGACCGTCCTCTTCACCGACTATGGGCTGGCGGCGCTGGCCGTCAACACCAGTATCCTCAACAGACTGCCGGCCGAGGCGCTGACTGCCAACCCCGTCCAGTGGAGCAGCGACACCGACCGCAGCTGCTACCAGACCTTTCGCCAGTACTGCGGGGCTGCCTGCACCTGCCACATCCGAAACCCGCTGTCTTCCTGCACCATCATGTGA